The following are encoded together in the Lusitaniella coriacea LEGE 07157 genome:
- a CDS encoding tetratricopeptide repeat protein codes for MTKTTETLFEQGLERYKAGEDPEVLIPVFKDIRDRAPKNPAVWTSLAWLYLLADKPKSALKAAQRAVKCDKNAPQARVNLAIAMLETNTKGVRQHIEIVQQMMDMDSQIREDVEENIEDGFERKPGWKSLQRVKTWLLE; via the coding sequence ATGACTAAAACGACTGAAACTCTTTTTGAACAAGGATTGGAACGCTATAAAGCGGGTGAAGATCCTGAAGTTCTCATTCCCGTTTTCAAAGATATCCGCGATCGCGCGCCCAAAAATCCAGCAGTATGGACGAGTCTCGCTTGGTTGTATTTACTCGCCGACAAGCCGAAATCAGCCCTCAAAGCCGCCCAGAGAGCCGTTAAGTGCGATAAAAACGCACCCCAAGCGCGGGTGAATCTTGCAATTGCCATGCTCGAAACCAACACCAAAGGCGTGCGCCAGCACATCGAAATCGTACAGCAAATGATGGATATGGATTCCCAAATCCGCGAAGATGTGGAAGAAAATATTGAAGACGGATTCGAGCGCAAACCCGGTTGGAAAAGCCTCCAACGAGTGAAA
- a CDS encoding HesB/IscA family protein: MTQTIQPQKQGIQLSPNALKHVLMLRERQGKDLCLRVGVRNGGCSGMSYMMDFEEPNNIREDDRVFDYEGFQIVCDPKSMLYLYGLVLDYSDAMIGGGFEFTNPNASQTCGCGKSFGV, encoded by the coding sequence ATGACTCAAACCATTCAACCCCAAAAACAAGGAATTCAATTGTCTCCCAACGCGCTCAAACACGTTTTGATGTTGCGGGAACGACAGGGAAAAGACCTTTGCTTGCGCGTTGGCGTTCGTAACGGCGGCTGCTCTGGAATGTCCTATATGATGGATTTTGAGGAACCCAACAATATTCGCGAGGACGATCGCGTGTTTGATTACGAGGGGTTCCAAATTGTCTGCGACCCGAAAAGTATGCTGTATTTGTACGGACTCGTTCTCGACTACAGCGATGCGATGATTGGCGGCGGTTTTGAATTTACAAACCCGAATGCTTCTCAAACCTGTGGTTGCGGTAAATCCTTTGGCGTGTAA